The Miltoncostaea oceani genome includes a region encoding these proteins:
- a CDS encoding VOC family protein has translation MTDPAPRDPHMLVEFPADDPERAVRFWEGVLDRPLAPRRDDQGEGWQTTGDGAAMGVHPRASGPGDRVSLPYFAVDDVEAALARVTDLGGSVVHAGGRWAICRDSEGSPFGLGPLAA, from the coding sequence ATGACCGATCCCGCGCCCCGTGACCCCCACATGCTCGTCGAGTTCCCCGCCGACGACCCCGAGCGCGCCGTGCGCTTCTGGGAGGGCGTGCTCGACCGGCCGCTCGCGCCGCGGCGCGATGACCAGGGCGAGGGCTGGCAGACGACCGGGGACGGGGCGGCGATGGGCGTCCACCCGCGGGCGAGCGGACCCGGTGACCGGGTGTCCCTCCCCTACTTCGCGGTCGACGACGTCGAGGCCGCGCTCGCCCGCGTGACCGACCTGGGCGGCTCCGTCGTCCACGCCGGCGGGCGGTGGGCGATCTGCCGCGACTCCGAGGGCAGCCCGTTCGGCCTGGGGCCGCTCGCGGCCTGA
- the rimP gene encoding ribosome maturation factor RimP, whose protein sequence is MAGHDEIERRVETALAAALPEVDLLELRVLAGPDAMLRLVVDHPGGVDHEVCVAVTKALDDAGILEEHGAEVWSPGPEPPLRRPEHFRRAVGRRVRIRMEREDGARSVTGVLVAADDAAVRVELEDGVMEIPLEHVRRANAVEEVGTW, encoded by the coding sequence ATGGCAGGCCATGACGAGATCGAGCGTCGCGTCGAGACGGCGCTGGCCGCTGCCCTGCCCGAGGTCGACCTGCTCGAGCTGAGGGTGCTGGCCGGTCCGGACGCGATGCTGCGCCTGGTCGTGGACCACCCCGGCGGGGTCGACCACGAGGTCTGCGTCGCGGTGACGAAGGCCCTGGACGACGCGGGGATCCTCGAGGAGCACGGCGCCGAGGTCTGGTCGCCGGGTCCCGAGCCGCCGCTGCGCCGGCCCGAGCACTTCCGCAGGGCCGTGGGCCGGAGGGTCCGCATCAGGATGGAGCGCGAGGATGGCGCGAGGTCGGTCACGGGCGTGCTCGTGGCCGCGGACGACGCCGCGGTGCGCGTCGAGCTCGAGGACGGGGTCATGGAGATCCCCCTGGAGCACGTGCGCCGGGCGAACGCCGTTGAGGAGGTCGGGACATGGTGA
- a CDS encoding YbjN domain-containing protein, with translation MDDAAPARISAHLEEIGADTERRGDREWVVQVPCTKRGAIGVLLQARERTLLLRAFVVRGPDRAHADVYARLLHKNLAIRDWRFGIDGHGDIYAVADTPLDGLDGDRIDGLLGALSTLVDETFESIVRMGFDVPEGIEFRPPPRMDEAAGRT, from the coding sequence ATGGACGACGCCGCCCCCGCACGCATCTCCGCCCACCTCGAGGAGATCGGCGCCGACACCGAGCGCCGCGGCGACCGCGAGTGGGTGGTGCAGGTGCCGTGCACGAAGCGCGGCGCGATCGGGGTGCTGCTGCAGGCCCGCGAGCGGACGCTGCTGCTGCGGGCGTTCGTGGTCCGCGGCCCGGACCGCGCGCACGCGGACGTCTACGCCCGCCTGCTCCACAAGAACCTGGCGATCCGCGACTGGCGGTTCGGCATCGACGGCCACGGCGACATCTACGCCGTCGCCGACACCCCGCTCGACGGGCTCGACGGCGACCGCATCGACGGGCTGCTCGGCGCGCTCAGCACGCTCGTGGACGAGACGTTCGAGAGCATCGTCCGCATGGGCTTCGACGTCCCCGAGGGCATCGAGTTCCGGCCGCCGCCGCGCATGGACGAGGCGGCCGGCCGCACCTGA
- the dtd gene encoding D-aminoacyl-tRNA deacylase, producing the protein MRVVLQRVRWARVEVEGAVVGEIAAGLLALVGVADGDDAAEARRLADKTVRLRLFAAGDRPFDLPLTAVDGAALLCVSQFTLLADVRRGNRPSWSRAARPGDAEGLVEAYATAVEAHGVPVARGRFGATMAVTLENDGPVTIVLDGDDLTGPRRSA; encoded by the coding sequence GTGCGCGTGGTGCTGCAGAGGGTCCGGTGGGCCCGGGTCGAGGTGGAGGGCGCGGTCGTCGGCGAGATCGCCGCCGGGCTCCTCGCGCTGGTCGGGGTGGCGGACGGCGACGACGCGGCCGAGGCCCGGCGTCTCGCCGACAAGACCGTCCGCCTGCGCCTGTTCGCGGCCGGCGACCGGCCGTTCGACCTGCCGCTGACGGCGGTCGACGGCGCCGCCCTGCTCTGCGTCAGCCAGTTCACGCTCCTCGCCGACGTGCGCCGCGGCAACCGGCCGTCGTGGTCGCGCGCCGCACGGCCCGGCGACGCCGAGGGACTGGTGGAGGCCTACGCCACCGCGGTGGAGGCGCACGGCGTCCCGGTCGCCCGGGGGCGGTTCGGCGCCACGATGGCCGTGACGCTGGAGAACGACGGCCCGGTCACGATCGTGCTCGACGGCGACGACCTCACGGGCCCCCGCCGCAGCGCCTGA
- a CDS encoding VOC family protein → MHPGGDGTIAHAELAHGASRVMLGTAREDGWGALAPPPGSGAVYVVVDDPDAHHDRAVAAGAEVVRPLADLDYGSRDYAARDPEGNLWSFGTYRPGDGA, encoded by the coding sequence GTGCACCCCGGCGGGGACGGGACGATCGCCCACGCCGAGCTCGCGCACGGCGCGTCGCGCGTGATGCTCGGCACCGCGCGCGAGGACGGGTGGGGGGCCCTCGCCCCGCCGCCGGGGTCGGGCGCCGTCTACGTCGTGGTGGACGACCCCGACGCCCACCACGACCGCGCCGTCGCGGCCGGCGCGGAGGTCGTCCGGCCGCTCGCCGACCTGGACTACGGATCGCGCGACTACGCGGCGCGCGACCCCGAGGGCAACCTCTGGAGCTTCGGGACCTACCGGCCGGGGGACGGGGCCTGA
- a CDS encoding tetratricopeptide repeat protein: protein MSDGADAYEAFCNGQWLLQVREFDQAAIALERAKALEPDKGSIREALGRAYLAARSYARAAEEFGAAVELSPTDGYAHYGLARSLSRLGDPLAARHYRLARLFGTGLPEAAGR, encoded by the coding sequence ATGAGCGACGGCGCCGACGCGTACGAGGCCTTCTGCAACGGCCAGTGGCTGCTGCAGGTCCGGGAGTTCGACCAGGCGGCGATCGCCCTGGAGCGGGCGAAGGCGCTGGAGCCGGACAAGGGGTCGATCCGCGAGGCCCTCGGCCGCGCGTACCTCGCGGCGCGCTCCTACGCCCGGGCCGCCGAGGAGTTCGGCGCGGCGGTCGAGCTGTCGCCGACCGACGGATACGCCCACTACGGGCTGGCGCGGTCCCTCTCGCGCCTCGGCGACCCGCTCGCCGCCCGCCACTACCGCCTGGCCCGCCTGTTCGGCACCGGCCTCCCGGAGGCCGCGGGCCGCTGA
- the nusA gene encoding transcription termination factor NusA, with protein MNREIIEAIKQIEREKGIDSETLLIALEDALLAAYKKTPDPAEFARVDIDRETGEMRVWQVILPEGEELRVLPREEPVIPEGVDPAEYEPPPPDIDWAAYQDDEIEAIDVTPDNFGRIAAQTAKQVILQRIREAEREMMYEEYVDRVGDVVTGIIQQSDSRYTLVDLGRVEALLPESEQVHNERYDHGARIKAVIIEVRSSTKGPQVIVSRRSDQLVRELFKLEVPEMADGLVEIRGVAREPGWRSKIAVISHVQGVDPVGACVGPRGSRVRMVVSELRGEKIDIIPFNEEPARYVAKALSPARVREVLVDDENRQATVIVPDDQLSLSIGREGMNARLAARLTGWHIDIKSESTFAREEENDEFGDETESGTLRCAAMLRTGKRCPNAAVTGTRYCAVPTHARLAEVEGSLGRPLTAEEIEEAGTESGWARVSELAPAVAAAAAEGTTEEEA; from the coding sequence GTGAACCGAGAGATCATCGAGGCCATCAAGCAGATCGAGCGCGAGAAGGGGATCGACTCCGAGACCCTGCTCATCGCGCTCGAGGACGCGCTGCTCGCCGCGTACAAGAAGACGCCCGACCCGGCCGAGTTCGCGCGGGTCGACATCGACCGCGAGACCGGCGAGATGCGCGTCTGGCAGGTCATCCTCCCCGAGGGCGAGGAGCTCCGCGTGCTGCCGCGCGAGGAGCCCGTCATCCCCGAGGGCGTCGACCCCGCCGAGTACGAGCCGCCGCCGCCGGACATCGACTGGGCCGCGTACCAGGACGACGAGATCGAGGCGATCGACGTCACCCCGGACAACTTCGGCCGCATCGCCGCGCAGACCGCGAAGCAGGTCATCCTGCAGCGGATCCGCGAGGCGGAGCGCGAGATGATGTACGAGGAGTACGTCGACCGCGTCGGCGACGTCGTGACCGGGATCATCCAGCAGTCCGACTCGCGGTACACGCTGGTCGACCTCGGCCGCGTCGAGGCGCTGCTGCCCGAGAGCGAGCAGGTGCACAACGAGCGGTACGACCACGGCGCCCGCATCAAGGCCGTGATCATCGAGGTGCGCAGCTCCACCAAGGGCCCGCAGGTCATCGTGAGCCGCCGCTCCGACCAGCTGGTGCGCGAGCTGTTCAAGCTCGAGGTGCCGGAGATGGCCGACGGCCTCGTCGAGATCCGCGGCGTCGCCCGCGAGCCCGGCTGGCGGTCCAAGATCGCCGTCATCTCCCACGTGCAGGGCGTCGACCCGGTCGGCGCGTGCGTCGGCCCCCGCGGCTCGCGCGTGCGCATGGTCGTGTCGGAGCTGCGCGGCGAGAAGATCGACATCATCCCCTTCAACGAGGAGCCGGCCCGCTACGTGGCCAAGGCGCTCTCGCCCGCCCGGGTCCGCGAGGTCCTGGTCGACGACGAGAACCGCCAGGCGACCGTGATCGTGCCGGACGACCAGCTGTCGCTGTCGATCGGCCGCGAGGGCATGAACGCCCGGCTCGCCGCCCGCCTCACCGGCTGGCACATCGACATCAAGAGCGAGTCGACCTTCGCCCGCGAGGAGGAGAACGACGAGTTCGGCGACGAGACCGAGTCGGGGACGCTCCGTTGCGCGGCGATGCTGCGCACCGGCAAGCGGTGCCCGAACGCCGCCGTGACGGGGACGCGCTACTGTGCCGTGCCCACCCACGCACGCCTGGCCGAGGTGGAGGGCTCCCTCGGGAGGCCCCTGACCGCCGAGGAGATCGAGGAGGCGGGCACCGAATCGGGATGGGCGCGCGTGTCGGAGCTCGCTCCGGCCGTGGCCGCGGC